The DNA sequence GAATAGCCATTGACCCTGCAAATCCTGATTTATTGTACCTGGGTTGTTGGGCCAATATTAGCCTGGCCGATATGGTGGGCGGCGATGTTGTTCGGGAAAACGGCGGCGACAAAATGCTCGATATGCCCGGTGGTATTTTCAGGAGTGAAGATGGAGGAAATACCTGGAAATCAATATTCGACAAAAAACAATACGTCTATGATGTAACAATTGATCCCTATCATTCAGGAAGATTGTATTGCAACACATTTAACCAGGCAGCCTGGCGCAGCGACGATTTGGGCAAAACCTGGAAGAAGATAAAAGGCTATGATTTTCATTGGGGGCAACGGATTATTGTTGATCAAAACGATCATGAAAAAGTGTTTATCACCACATTTGGCTCCAGCGTTTGGCATGGTGTGCCTGAAGTAGAGTAATAATTGACGATCTTTAAGACATGAAATCTTTTAATAGTGCCGGAAACGGTTGATCTGTAGAAAGGTATAAATGAATTGAAATTATGGACATTGATACCATCGCAGCCGGCGACATAAAGAATGGCTTTGTTTTCAACACCGTTCATAACATTCGGGCCAATGTGCCGGTCGAAAACATTGTGGCAATGATAAATGATGTAAAAGATTTTAACTAACAAACTTAGCTCCGTATGAGAAGCTTGAATATATACTTTATTAAAATTACATTTTATGAAAAAATCAATTCGAACCTATAGCATAATAGGGTCAATCCTGATGCTAAGTGCTTGTTCCAATAAGTATTACACGATGGAAGATTTCAAGAAGGTTAAAAAAATTGACACTCACACTCATCTTAATTCGGGAAATACAGCGTTGGCAGAATTGGCAAAAGAAGATAATTTCAAACTTCTTACCATTAATGTTGATGTTCCGGATTTGCCATCTCTTGAAAAACAATTTGAATATGCCTCCATTCAGAAGAAACAGTTTCCTGATAATATTGATTTTTTGACCTCATTTACACTGGTTAACTGGGATTCGGCAAACTGGGCCGATCAAACTATTGCAAAGTTAAAATCTGACTTTGCCAATGGAGCAATTGGTGTAAAAGTCTGGAAAAATATTGGAATGGCTTATAAGGACTCGGCCAATCATTTTATAATGATCGACAATCCAAAATTTGATAAGGTGATAGACAATATCATCTCACAGGATAAAACTGTTCTGGGTCACCTGGGCGAACCCCGCAATTGCTGGCTTCCAATCGACCAGATGACGGTGAGAGGAGACCGGGAATATTTTACGGCACATCCTGAATATCATATGTACCTTCATCCTGAATATCCATCATATGAAGATCAGATCAATGCCCGCGACAGGTTTGTGGAGCGTCACCCCAATATGCGCTTTGTTGGAGCACATTTAGGCAGTCTGGAATGGAGCGTTGACGAATTGGCCAAAAGGCTTGATAAATTCCCAAACATGGCGGTTGATATGGCGGAAAGGATTTGTCATCTGGAACTCCAATCTCAAAAAGACAGGGAAAAGGTTCGACAGTTTTTTCTAAAGTATCAGGATCGGTTAATGTATGCTACTGACAAAGTCTTTGAATCAACTTCAGATGAAGAAATAAAAAAAGCGAAAGAACAATTGCATAATACCTGGTTCGAAGATTGGCAATATTTTGTGACTAACGATAAAATGACTAACAACAAGGTTGAAGGTGAATTTCAGGGCTTACAATTGCCCAAAGAAGTGGTGGATAAAATCTATCGCCTGAATGCAGTGAAATGGTTTAAAATCAAAGAATCAAAGATATGAAAAGATTGAATAAAGTAACCGTCTGCAATGCCGTTTTTGGATTCATTATTTTGACAAGTCTTTTAATGGCCTGCCAATCTGCAAAAGTCAATACCGTTGAAAAAGAGAAAAACTCAATTGGTCGTAACGATACTTGGGGTTTTGTCGGTGCCGGAGGCGGTGGCGCTATGTTTCATCCAACAGTGAGCCCTCATAATTCTGATTTTGCGTTTGTGAGTTGTGACATGACTGGATCATTTGTAACATACAATGGTGGAGAATCATGGCGTATGTTTAACTTGCGAAGTCCAATTAACTATTATGTGTTTGACCCTCTTGATTCAAATACAGTTTATGCAAATTCAATAGCATTATTTAAGAGTACTGATAGAGGAAACACCTGGAGCGTTTTATATCCTAATCCTGATGAAATCATTGGAGTTGTTTCAAAAGGCGACCACGCTCAGGAAATTGTAGTTACCCGCGATAGTACAAAAAGAGAGGTCCTGGCATTTGCTGTAGATCCGGAAAATTCAAAAAAACTTTATGCAGTTATTTCAATTGATAAATCTATAGCTTGTTATATCTCTGACAATGGTGGTCTGCAATGGACGATGGAATCAGAAGTAAATGAAGGAGTTCAGAATATTTACATTGTTCCGTCATCACCCAAAAGCGAACGTACAATTTATATCACCGGAAAGAATTCAATTACTGTTCGGGAAAATGGGCTCTGGAAAATCAATAAAGGCCCTCAAAACGTGGGTAAAGTGACAGCGTTTGCAGGTGGTTTTGATAAGCAGCAAAATAAATTCATTATTTACGCTATTTCAGGGAAAGGATACTTTAATGCCCAAGGAGACAATTCAGGAATTTTTTATACTGATGATGGAGGCAAAACCTGGGAAAACAGGCAGGACGGGCTTGTCGCATTTAACATGAAAGACACAGAGCTGCCCGAATGGCGAGCTATTGCGACCAGTGCTTTGCATCCTGAGGTTATATATATTTCCTACAATAATTTGAAAGTGAATAAGGATACTACTTGTATTGGAGTTGCTAAAAGTGATGACTATGGAAAAACATGGAAGCTTGTTTGGAAAGATGTTTTAACAAAAACAGTCAATACCCCTTCTGTAAATTTCATAAGTGGTTGGCTAAACTATCGTTTTGGACCTACATGGGGAGAAAATCCTTTCTCAATAGGTGTATCTGCCGCTAATGCCAATGTGGCTTATGCAACTGATTTTGGCCGAACAGTCAAAACAACCGATGGTGGTAAAACGTGGGAACAACTTTATACGAAAAAGAAGCAGGGTGCCGGATGGATGTCAAGAGGACTTGAAGTTAATACTGGGTATGCTGTTGTATTTGATCCTTTTGATGTAAACCATATTTTTCTGGCAAATACTGACATTGGTTTAATGGAAAGTAACGATGGCGGTGAAAGTTGGTCAAGTGCAACTAATAATAACGGTATTCCTCGCAAATGGCAAAATAGTACCATTTGGTTAACATTTGATCCGAAAATCAAGGGGAAAGCTTGGGCAGCAATGAGTGGGACTCATGATTTGCCAAGGCCTAAAATGTGGCGAAAAGATGGCATTTCAAACTATAAAGGAGGTATTCTGCTAACAGAAAACGGCGGTAAAACCTGGCAACCTGTTAGCGCTGATAATATTGGTGAAGCAGCCATTACTCATATTCTCATTGATCCTTCGAGCAATAAAGCATCCAGAACTTTATATGCCTGTGCTTTTGGTAAAGGGGTATTCAAATCGGTTGACGGAGGTAAAACATGGCAACAGAAAAATAAAGGATTAATGAATAAAGAACCATTTGCATGGAGAATTATAAGAAAAGATAAAGATGGCGTACTGTTTTTAATCCTTAGCCGGAGAAGTGATGATGGAAGTATTGGTAATGATGGTGATGGGGCGATTTATCGGTCAGACAATAATGCTGAAACTTGGACTTTAGTTCCGCTTCCTGCTGAAACCAACGGTCCCACCTGTTTAACTGTTGATCCTGACAATTCCAAACAACTTCTTTTAGCAGCTTGGGGGAGAAGTACCAAGGATAAATTTACACCAGATATAGGCGGTGGAATTTTTCTTTCAAATGATGATGGGAAAAGCTGGAAGCCTGTAATTCAAAAAGATCAACACATCAATGATATAACCTATGATCCTCGCAACAAGACATATTATGCCTGTGGGTTCAATGGGTCTGCATACAGATCAATCGATCAGGGAAAAACCTGGAATCGTATTAAAGGGTATAACTTCAAATGGGGGAAAAGGGTAGACTTGGATCCCCGCGATCCTGAAAAAATATTTATCGTCACATTTGGTGGTGGAGTTTGGTATGGCCCGGCTAAAGGCGATGAGCAAGCTGTGGAAGACATTATTACACCTCTGAAATCGTTTTAAATTCGGCTTTTTAATTACTATGCCCAGACTTATCCAAAAAAGCAAAATATGTCAAAAGTAATTATAGGAATCTCACCGTCAGGATTGCCCAATACGGACAATTCTGTCATTGAATATATGTCAGGCCGGTTGCCCGCAGGCCCAGCATGTTTTGCGAGGGAAGCAGTGATCAAAAACGATTAAGTTAAAATTCAAAAGTATAAAACTAATCAGCCTAAAATAGATACAAAATGAAACGAAGATTCTTGTTTTTAGCAGTGGCTTTATTGGGAATATCCAGCCTGAAAGCACAGGAACAACCGGTGCAGATAAGGGTAAAACCAATCGAAATTCATGATGTTTTAAACAATCCGGGAATTGGATTCACTACTTTTCAGCGGTTTAACGGCGATTCATTAAATGCCGGAGAAGGCTGGACAGAAGGTTTACCAATTTTATATCAGAAATTTGACGGAAACCTTACTAATAAAAACCATCCTCAAACTACAATTGCCTATTTCAGGGTGGATTGGAAATATATGGAGCCAGAGATGGAAAAATACAACTGGCCCATGATTGACAAAGCTTTACGGACAGCCGCCGAAAGGGGACAAACCTTAATGCTGCGGATAGCTCCGTATGAAGCTGGGGAAAAAGATGTGCCTGCCTGGTATCGAAAGTTAGTCGGACCGGAAGATAAAAATCAATCGGCCAAATGGCGGATTGATCCTGAAGATCCGCGGTACATTCAATATTTTGGGGGTTTGATTCAGGCCCTGGGACAGCGTTATGACGGGCATCCTGATTTGGAATCAGTGGATGTTTCGATAGTTGGTTACTGGGGCGAAGGCGACGGTTCACATTTGCTATCTGACCAGACCCGCCTGGCATTACTGAATTGCTATCTGGATAATTTCAAAAAAACACCGCTGACATTTCAGCCACTTAACGGGGATGCTCCCGATCCCGGTGTTATAGTAAAAGGCACGAACATTTCAGCATCGTGGCCCGACGGAAGGAATAACGGTACCGGGACACAAATGAGATATTTAGGTTACCGGGTGGATTGTCTGGGCGATATGACCACCGACCTTTGGCCTGAAAAACATTGGAGCCACATGACAGATATCTATCCCAAAGACATCGTGAAAAGCGGGATGAGTGAAGTCTGGAAAAAAGCGCCGGTGACGATGGAAATTTGTTACACGTTTTTACATTGGCTCCAAACCTTGAAATACGATGAGCAAACGGTTGATTATATTTTTGGTGAAGCACTTAAATGGCACATTACTTCATTCAATGCCAAAAGTTCGCCTGTTCCTGAAGTATGGAGTCCGCTCGTTGATAAATGGCTGAATAAAATGGGCTACCGGTATGTCCTCCGCCGGTTTGAGTATCCTTCAGTTGTGACACGCCAGGGGCAATTGTCCTATACTTCGTTATGGGAAAATGTGGGAGTGGCGCCCATTTACAAAGACTACAAATTAGCTGTCAGACTGAAAAATTCGCATAAAACACTGGTTTTGCCTACCTGCGCCGAACTACTCAACTGGTTACCCGGTGATATTGTAGATGAGGAAACCCTTTATATTCCTTTCGATATGCCGTTGGGAAAATATCAGCTCGAAATTGCCATTGTGTCTCCCGTTTCGTTTGAACCCAGAGTGAAGCTGGCCATTAGCGGCGTAAATAAGGACGAATGGTATCCGATGGGTGAAATTGAGGTAAAGGATCAGAAATAAAACAAATTGTAAAAAGCAATCGATCATGGATCAGCCTGAAAAACAAAAGGTACTTTATTCAGAATTAACTCCGGGTGAATTTAAAATTCGATTGGCTGCAGCCCCGATTGCATACCTTCCGCTGGGAACGCTTGAATGGCACGGCGAACACATGCCGCTGGGTGCTGATGGTATTCAACCTTTTGAGTTCTTTCAGGAACTGGCAGCCGAAGTTGGTGGAATTGTTTTGCCCGCTTTGTTTTTGGGTCCCGACAAGTATGAAGAAATTGACGGCGTATATTATTATGGCAAAGATCTTGGAAACCATCCGGATTTGGCCGAACAACAATAC is a window from the Aquipluma nitroreducens genome containing:
- a CDS encoding amidohydrolase family protein; protein product: MKKSIRTYSIIGSILMLSACSNKYYTMEDFKKVKKIDTHTHLNSGNTALAELAKEDNFKLLTINVDVPDLPSLEKQFEYASIQKKQFPDNIDFLTSFTLVNWDSANWADQTIAKLKSDFANGAIGVKVWKNIGMAYKDSANHFIMIDNPKFDKVIDNIISQDKTVLGHLGEPRNCWLPIDQMTVRGDREYFTAHPEYHMYLHPEYPSYEDQINARDRFVERHPNMRFVGAHLGSLEWSVDELAKRLDKFPNMAVDMAERICHLELQSQKDREKVRQFFLKYQDRLMYATDKVFESTSDEEIKKAKEQLHNTWFEDWQYFVTNDKMTNNKVEGEFQGLQLPKEVVDKIYRLNAVKWFKIKESKI
- a CDS encoding WD40/YVTN/BNR-like repeat-containing protein, which translates into the protein MKRLNKVTVCNAVFGFIILTSLLMACQSAKVNTVEKEKNSIGRNDTWGFVGAGGGGAMFHPTVSPHNSDFAFVSCDMTGSFVTYNGGESWRMFNLRSPINYYVFDPLDSNTVYANSIALFKSTDRGNTWSVLYPNPDEIIGVVSKGDHAQEIVVTRDSTKREVLAFAVDPENSKKLYAVISIDKSIACYISDNGGLQWTMESEVNEGVQNIYIVPSSPKSERTIYITGKNSITVRENGLWKINKGPQNVGKVTAFAGGFDKQQNKFIIYAISGKGYFNAQGDNSGIFYTDDGGKTWENRQDGLVAFNMKDTELPEWRAIATSALHPEVIYISYNNLKVNKDTTCIGVAKSDDYGKTWKLVWKDVLTKTVNTPSVNFISGWLNYRFGPTWGENPFSIGVSAANANVAYATDFGRTVKTTDGGKTWEQLYTKKKQGAGWMSRGLEVNTGYAVVFDPFDVNHIFLANTDIGLMESNDGGESWSSATNNNGIPRKWQNSTIWLTFDPKIKGKAWAAMSGTHDLPRPKMWRKDGISNYKGGILLTENGGKTWQPVSADNIGEAAITHILIDPSSNKASRTLYACAFGKGVFKSVDGGKTWQQKNKGLMNKEPFAWRIIRKDKDGVLFLILSRRSDDGSIGNDGDGAIYRSDNNAETWTLVPLPAETNGPTCLTVDPDNSKQLLLAAWGRSTKDKFTPDIGGGIFLSNDDGKSWKPVIQKDQHINDITYDPRNKTYYACGFNGSAYRSIDQGKTWNRIKGYNFKWGKRVDLDPRDPEKIFIVTFGGGVWYGPAKGDEQAVEDIITPLKSF
- a CDS encoding DUF4832 domain-containing protein codes for the protein MKRRFLFLAVALLGISSLKAQEQPVQIRVKPIEIHDVLNNPGIGFTTFQRFNGDSLNAGEGWTEGLPILYQKFDGNLTNKNHPQTTIAYFRVDWKYMEPEMEKYNWPMIDKALRTAAERGQTLMLRIAPYEAGEKDVPAWYRKLVGPEDKNQSAKWRIDPEDPRYIQYFGGLIQALGQRYDGHPDLESVDVSIVGYWGEGDGSHLLSDQTRLALLNCYLDNFKKTPLTFQPLNGDAPDPGVIVKGTNISASWPDGRNNGTGTQMRYLGYRVDCLGDMTTDLWPEKHWSHMTDIYPKDIVKSGMSEVWKKAPVTMEICYTFLHWLQTLKYDEQTVDYIFGEALKWHITSFNAKSSPVPEVWSPLVDKWLNKMGYRYVLRRFEYPSVVTRQGQLSYTSLWENVGVAPIYKDYKLAVRLKNSHKTLVLPTCAELLNWLPGDIVDEETLYIPFDMPLGKYQLEIAIVSPVSFEPRVKLAISGVNKDEWYPMGEIEVKDQK